Proteins encoded by one window of Enterococcus saccharolyticus subsp. saccharolyticus:
- the iadA gene encoding beta-aspartyl-peptidase, whose amino-acid sequence MLKIIRQAHVYAPDDLGIKDVLYTENKILAIEDHIELQITGCDIEEIDGQNKLLTPGFIDGHFHILGGGGEGGFQNRTPEVTLTNLTTAGVTSVVGCLGTDGEGRDMTALISKARGLEAEGISTYVYVGSYRLPVKTVTGSIIKDFLTIDKIIGIGEIAISDHRSSQPSFEEFTRAVADARVGGMLSGKAGIMNVHLGDGKDRLKLIEETIATTEIPMTQFWPTHANRTPEVFEACVAYAKRGGYIDFTGSEDPDFWEETDGEVRFSKGLKRLLEEGVSQDCFTMTSDGQGSLPYFNEKREFIGLGVGSSKSLLINIQEAVLKEQIPLEIALRAITKNPADILKLPNKGHIAVGKDADFCLLHQKSLAIDTVIAKGQTMVENQEVRIYGTFERKFN is encoded by the coding sequence ATGTTAAAAATCATACGTCAAGCGCATGTGTATGCGCCAGATGATTTAGGAATTAAGGATGTACTCTACACAGAAAATAAAATTTTGGCTATTGAGGATCATATCGAACTACAAATAACAGGTTGTGACATCGAGGAAATCGATGGTCAAAATAAACTGTTGACACCGGGATTTATTGATGGTCATTTTCACATTTTAGGCGGTGGCGGTGAAGGTGGTTTTCAAAATCGAACACCTGAAGTGACCTTAACGAACCTAACGACAGCAGGCGTGACATCGGTTGTGGGTTGTTTAGGAACCGATGGTGAAGGTCGAGATATGACTGCTCTAATCAGTAAAGCACGTGGATTAGAAGCAGAAGGGATTTCCACGTATGTCTATGTAGGATCTTACCGATTACCGGTTAAAACTGTTACTGGTTCGATCATCAAAGATTTTCTAACGATTGATAAAATCATTGGGATTGGTGAGATTGCAATTTCTGATCATCGTTCTTCGCAACCTTCTTTTGAAGAATTTACCCGAGCAGTTGCTGATGCTCGAGTGGGTGGGATGCTTTCAGGAAAAGCAGGGATTATGAATGTCCATCTAGGTGACGGCAAAGATCGCTTGAAATTGATTGAAGAAACGATTGCTACTACTGAAATTCCTATGACTCAGTTTTGGCCAACACATGCCAATCGGACGCCAGAAGTATTTGAGGCGTGTGTTGCGTATGCGAAACGTGGTGGTTATATTGATTTTACTGGTAGTGAAGACCCCGACTTTTGGGAAGAAACAGACGGTGAAGTTCGTTTTAGTAAAGGACTAAAACGTTTGTTAGAAGAAGGTGTTTCGCAGGATTGTTTTACAATGACCTCCGATGGACAAGGTAGTTTACCGTATTTCAATGAAAAGCGAGAATTTATTGGATTAGGTGTAGGCAGTTCAAAATCATTGTTAATCAATATTCAAGAAGCTGTGTTGAAAGAACAGATTCCATTAGAGATTGCGCTTCGTGCCATTACCAAAAATCCAGCAGATATTTTAAAGCTTCCCAATAAAGGTCATATCGCTGTTGGAAAAGACGCTGATTTTTGTTTGTTACATCAAAAATCGCTAGCGATTGACACGGTTATTGCGAAAGGGCAAACTATGGTAGAAAATCAAGAAGTACGCATTTATGGTACATTTGAAAGAAAATTTAATTAG
- the yfcC gene encoding putative basic amino acid antiporter YfcC — protein MKKGKDLTKLKTPHTYVIIFCVVIFAWLLTFLVPAGKFSTKEIQYEDANGGVASRTVLEQDSFRYAYNLDQAFVFDQLEELVDNQKTLDSLGVEKESLAAVLADGEKNLSQKTLDEIALTDDVLYAEYGEAIYDTSEKLHNTAKIWGTDDFGGFGFLNFIFEGLVSGDKYGSAVGIVALILVVGGAFGVIMRTGAIDAGIYAFINRTKGLERLALPLLFFAFSFGGATFGMAEEVIPFSMIMVPFVIALGYDSIVAVTVTYVASQVGNATSWMSPFSVAVAQGIAGIPVLSGATFRLIMWVVVTALAAAYMMVYAERIRKNPESSIVYKSDAYFRKHIENNVNESKEFKLGHKVILVEMFLVLIWIVWGVTQKGYYIPEIASQFFVMGLLAGIFAVIFKVNDMGINDIATSFQSGAADLAGTAVVVGMAKGILLVLGGADASQYSTLNTVLHSIGSALSGVPAVVGAWAMYIFQSLFNLVVTSNSGQAALTMPIMAPLADLLGISRQIAVLAYQLGSGFMDAFTPVSASLIGVLGVARIDWIKWARFQIKMQGFLFMLGTIFIVIAVMIGLQ, from the coding sequence ATGAAGAAAGGCAAAGATTTAACAAAACTAAAAACGCCACATACATATGTCATTATTTTTTGTGTCGTTATTTTTGCATGGTTATTGACGTTTTTAGTTCCTGCTGGAAAATTCAGCACAAAAGAAATTCAATATGAAGATGCAAACGGAGGCGTTGCTTCGCGCACCGTTTTAGAACAAGACTCTTTTCGTTATGCTTACAATCTCGATCAGGCGTTTGTTTTTGATCAGTTAGAAGAATTGGTAGACAATCAAAAGACATTAGATTCATTAGGGGTAGAAAAAGAAAGTTTGGCAGCTGTTTTAGCAGATGGTGAAAAGAATCTTTCACAAAAAACGCTCGATGAAATTGCGTTAACTGACGATGTGCTCTATGCAGAATATGGAGAGGCAATTTATGATACATCAGAAAAATTGCACAATACTGCTAAAATTTGGGGGACAGATGATTTCGGTGGTTTTGGTTTTTTAAACTTCATTTTTGAAGGATTAGTTTCAGGTGACAAATATGGTTCCGCAGTTGGAATTGTTGCGTTGATTTTAGTAGTTGGTGGAGCATTTGGAGTTATCATGCGAACTGGAGCAATTGATGCAGGCATCTATGCATTTATTAATCGTACAAAAGGTTTGGAACGTCTTGCATTACCATTGCTCTTTTTTGCGTTTTCCTTTGGAGGAGCAACATTTGGGATGGCCGAAGAAGTAATTCCATTTTCAATGATTATGGTCCCTTTTGTTATTGCGTTGGGATATGACTCGATTGTTGCTGTAACGGTGACTTATGTAGCCTCGCAAGTCGGAAATGCAACTTCTTGGATGAGCCCATTTAGTGTTGCGGTAGCGCAGGGGATTGCCGGAATTCCGGTTTTATCTGGTGCGACGTTCCGTTTGATTATGTGGGTGGTTGTGACGGCTTTAGCTGCAGCTTACATGATGGTTTATGCAGAACGGATTCGCAAAAATCCTGAGTCTTCGATTGTTTACAAATCGGATGCTTATTTCCGTAAACATATTGAGAACAATGTTAATGAAAGTAAGGAATTTAAATTAGGACATAAAGTTATTTTAGTGGAAATGTTTCTGGTTTTAATTTGGATTGTTTGGGGCGTGACACAAAAAGGATATTATATCCCAGAAATTGCCTCACAATTCTTTGTTATGGGCTTATTGGCGGGGATTTTTGCAGTTATCTTTAAAGTAAATGACATGGGAATTAACGATATTGCGACTTCTTTCCAAAGTGGTGCTGCCGATTTGGCTGGTACAGCAGTTGTGGTAGGAATGGCCAAAGGAATTTTATTAGTCTTAGGTGGTGCAGATGCTAGTCAATATTCTACCTTAAATACGGTCTTGCATAGTATTGGTTCGGCGTTATCAGGTGTTCCAGCAGTCGTAGGTGCATGGGCGATGTATATTTTCCAAAGTTTATTTAATTTAGTCGTTACTTCAAACTCTGGGCAAGCAGCCTTAACGATGCCGATTATGGCACCATTAGCGGATTTATTAGGCATTTCTCGTCAAATTGCTGTTTTAGCGTATCAATTAGGTTCTGGATTTATGGATGCCTTTACGCCAGTTTCAGCAAGTTTGATTGGTGTTTTAGGGGTTGCACGTATTGACTGGATTAAATGGGCAAGATTCCAAATTAAGATGCAAGGATTCTTATTTATGTTAGGAACCATCTTCATTGTCATTGCAGTGATGATTGGCTTACAGTAA
- a CDS encoding winged helix-turn-helix transcriptional regulator: MLTKEELPFCPVATTVDLIGNKWKLLILRELLGGTKRFNEMHRAIDGISQKVLTQNLRKMEEDGIVTRTVFAEVPPKVEYSLSELGNSLRPMCGE; encoded by the coding sequence ATGTTAACCAAAGAAGAATTACCTTTTTGCCCTGTTGCTACAACAGTTGATTTAATCGGAAATAAGTGGAAACTGTTAATTCTGCGTGAGTTATTAGGGGGAACAAAACGGTTTAATGAGATGCATCGTGCAATCGATGGAATTAGTCAAAAAGTATTAACACAAAACTTGAGAAAAATGGAAGAAGACGGTATTGTTACTCGAACAGTTTTTGCAGAGGTTCCTCCTAAAGTCGAATATTCATTAAGTGAATTAGGAAACAGTTTGCGCCCGATGTGTGGGGAATAG
- a CDS encoding Rid family hydrolase, whose product MGEKLDITEQTKKCFAHLQNVMDETELTFDDLVKVNVYLTSMQHFKAMNAVYEQAFAAPYPARTCVAVLELPLDADVEIECIAKKS is encoded by the coding sequence ATGGGAGAAAAATTAGATATCACTGAACAAACAAAAAAATGTTTTGCCCATTTGCAAAATGTCATGGACGAAACAGAACTAACTTTTGACGATCTTGTTAAAGTAAATGTTTATTTAACGAGCATGCAACATTTTAAAGCGATGAATGCTGTTTATGAACAAGCCTTCGCTGCTCCTTACCCTGCTAGAACTTGTGTTGCTGTTCTTGAATTACCTTTAGACGCTGACGTTGAGATTGAATGTATCGCGAAAAAATCGTAA
- a CDS encoding M20/M25/M40 family metallo-hydrolase, whose translation MVNKERAISKFLELVQIDSVSYNEREMADYLIHYFTDLGYEVLEDKGSNEKVPLANAGNVIVKLPGKGTLAHQETLILEAHMDTVEPGNGVKPSITADGKYVVSDGSTILGADDKAGIAQILEVEAVLRENNLDHPPLEFLFTIGEEVGILGAFAVDTDLLQGKIAFVLDGGGGPGTAIIGGPDYYDITGKIIGKAAHAGVSPDTGISSIQVMSEAISNMTLLKIDENTTTNIGKVICNYPTNVVPEVTTFAMEVRSLDRESGKRQLNHIIEELEKAVVKFGATLEYDVNQSLFAYHHTDDNPVIKRFKAMCARHDLDYQGIVMRGGTDVSGLTFNGIDAIVLAAGGENGHELQERLIIDEFLQNIQQVIWLVTE comes from the coding sequence ATGGTAAATAAAGAACGTGCTATTAGCAAATTTTTGGAACTGGTTCAAATTGATAGTGTGAGTTACAATGAGCGAGAAATGGCAGATTATTTAATTCATTACTTTACGGATTTAGGGTATGAAGTTCTTGAAGATAAAGGATCAAACGAAAAAGTCCCATTAGCAAACGCAGGAAATGTTATCGTGAAACTACCTGGAAAAGGAACGTTGGCGCATCAAGAGACGCTGATTCTTGAAGCCCATATGGATACGGTTGAACCAGGAAATGGCGTAAAGCCTTCGATTACTGCAGACGGTAAATATGTTGTTTCCGATGGCTCAACGATTTTAGGTGCAGATGACAAAGCAGGCATTGCTCAAATCCTTGAGGTTGAGGCAGTTCTTCGCGAAAATAATTTAGACCATCCACCATTAGAGTTCTTATTTACCATTGGAGAAGAAGTTGGAATATTAGGGGCTTTTGCAGTAGATACTGATTTATTGCAAGGAAAAATTGCTTTCGTGTTAGATGGAGGTGGTGGTCCTGGAACGGCAATTATTGGCGGTCCCGATTATTATGACATCACTGGTAAAATTATCGGAAAAGCGGCGCATGCTGGCGTGTCTCCAGATACAGGAATCTCATCGATACAAGTGATGTCAGAAGCGATTTCTAATATGACACTTTTAAAAATCGACGAAAATACAACGACCAATATTGGGAAAGTTATTTGTAACTACCCAACCAATGTTGTTCCAGAAGTTACCACCTTTGCGATGGAAGTGCGTAGTCTGGATCGTGAAAGTGGTAAACGACAATTAAATCATATTATCGAAGAACTAGAAAAAGCAGTGGTTAAATTTGGTGCAACATTGGAATATGATGTAAATCAAAGTCTCTTTGCATATCATCATACCGATGACAACCCTGTCATCAAACGTTTTAAAGCAATGTGTGCACGTCATGATCTTGATTATCAAGGTATCGTAATGCGCGGCGGCACCGATGTGAGTGGATTGACCTTTAATGGTATTGATGCGATTGTATTAGCTGCTGGTGGCGAAAATGGGCATGAATTACAAGAACGTTTGATTATTGATGAATTTTTACAAAACATACAACAAGTGATTTGGTTGGTAACTGAATAA
- a CDS encoding exodeoxyribonuclease III — protein sequence MKFISWNIDSLNAALTSDSARAVLSREVIETIIALDPEVIAIQETKLSAKGPTKKHIEILNEKFPEYNVAWNSSHEPARKSYAGTMFLYKNHLTPEISFPEIGAPSTMDAEGRILTLEFEKFYLTQVYTPNSGNELVRLKERQLWDEKYAAYLTSLDNKKLVLATGDFNVAHQEIDLAHPDRNHLSAGFTDEERQGFTNLLASGFTDTFRYLHGEVTGKYSWWNQRVRTSKQNNSGWRIDYWLVSDRGADKVVASEMIDSGVRQDHTPLLLEINLDD from the coding sequence GTGAAATTTATTTCATGGAATATTGATTCATTAAATGCAGCTTTAACCAGTGATTCTGCGAGAGCAGTGTTATCACGAGAGGTGATTGAGACAATTATCGCGCTTGACCCAGAAGTCATCGCCATTCAAGAAACGAAATTATCTGCGAAAGGTCCCACAAAAAAACATATCGAAATTTTAAACGAAAAATTTCCTGAATATAACGTGGCATGGAATAGTTCACACGAACCGGCTAGAAAAAGTTATGCGGGAACGATGTTTTTATATAAAAATCATTTGACACCAGAGATTTCCTTCCCTGAAATTGGTGCCCCAAGTACCATGGATGCAGAAGGGCGAATTTTAACTTTGGAATTTGAGAAATTTTATTTAACGCAAGTATATACACCTAATTCTGGAAATGAGCTGGTTCGTTTGAAAGAACGTCAACTTTGGGATGAAAAATATGCAGCCTATTTAACTTCTTTAGATAATAAAAAGCTTGTTTTAGCAACAGGGGATTTTAACGTGGCGCATCAAGAAATTGATTTGGCACATCCGGATAGAAATCATCTTTCAGCTGGTTTTACCGATGAAGAACGTCAAGGTTTTACCAATCTTTTAGCATCTGGATTTACAGATACATTCCGCTACTTGCATGGTGAAGTCACAGGGAAGTATAGTTGGTGGAATCAGCGTGTACGAACAAGTAAACAAAACAATTCTGGATGGAGAATCGATTACTGGTTGGTGAGTGATCGTGGAGCAGATAAAGTAGTCGCTTCTGAAATGATTGATTCAGGCGTGAGACAAGATCATACGCCGCTGTTGCTTGAAATTAATTTAGACGACTAG
- a CDS encoding cyclase family protein produces the protein MKIIDLSTPLFTDMNVFPGDPVVKIEVIHTHDKETWELRHLSMGSHTGTHVDAFSHMHQGAENLDAMPLENFCGTAQVVTINQLWPQKTGLFFIDEVGIEEASRIIASQPKFVGGNITEELERTLLGKKIITYTGLVNLESLSREKSFMFYGFPLKIQAGDGSPVRAVAMIEDD, from the coding sequence ATGAAAATCATTGATTTATCCACGCCATTATTTACAGATATGAATGTTTTTCCAGGAGATCCAGTAGTAAAAATTGAAGTCATACATACGCATGACAAGGAAACGTGGGAATTACGACATCTAAGTATGGGGTCACACACAGGGACACATGTGGATGCTTTTTCCCATATGCATCAGGGAGCTGAAAATTTAGATGCTATGCCACTTGAAAACTTTTGTGGAACAGCACAAGTGGTGACGATAAACCAGCTGTGGCCTCAGAAAACGGGATTGTTTTTTATCGACGAAGTGGGTATAGAAGAAGCCTCTCGAATTATCGCTTCACAACCGAAATTTGTCGGTGGAAATATTACGGAAGAATTGGAACGGACTTTGTTAGGTAAAAAAATCATTACGTATACCGGATTAGTTAATTTAGAAAGTTTGTCGAGAGAAAAAAGCTTTATGTTCTATGGATTTCCGTTAAAGATACAAGCAGGAGATGGCTCTCCTGTCCGAGCGGTTGCAATGATAGAGGACGATTAA
- a CDS encoding MerR family transcriptional regulator: MSATANTLTIKEVSEKYAITINTLRYYERIGLLPKVQRNNSGYRVYSEYDENWIFYIKSMRDAGMSIETLIEYVTLFQQGIQTIPTRKELLLEQRKELAERIASMQEVLDRLDKKIDGYEQRVVKYEKNELNDDF, translated from the coding sequence TTGAGCGCAACTGCAAATACATTAACGATTAAAGAAGTGAGTGAAAAATATGCTATCACAATTAATACACTTCGATACTATGAAAGAATTGGATTATTACCTAAAGTTCAAAGAAACAATAGTGGGTATCGCGTATATTCAGAGTATGATGAAAATTGGATTTTTTATATTAAATCAATGCGAGATGCTGGGATGTCGATTGAGACTTTAATTGAATATGTGACTTTATTCCAACAAGGAATTCAAACTATTCCCACAAGAAAGGAATTGCTTCTAGAACAAAGAAAAGAACTTGCTGAACGTATCGCTAGTATGCAGGAAGTATTGGATCGTCTTGATAAGAAAATCGATGGGTATGAGCAACGAGTAGTGAAATACGAAAAAAACGAATTAAATGATGATTTTTAA
- a CDS encoding aldo/keto reductase — MKKRTLGHTNIEVSAIGLGTMGMDHAYGPQKDRKEMVALLRKAVELGCNFFDTAVVYGEENEMLLGESFEPIREQVVLATKFGIVGQEIVDDKPQNILNSQPESIREQLEGSLKRLRTDVIDLYYQHRVDPNVEPETVAETMKELIEEGKIKAWGLSNAPIDYIRRAHAVCPLSAIENQYSMVWREPEKELFALCEELGMSFVAYSPLGNGFLTGKYTKDTKFPEGDFRNFMGRFKPEVLDHNQALLDVIADVAKRKDATSAQIVFAWELVQEPFIIPIPGTTKLHRLEENLGGAAIELSDSELKEINDALDKIGVDETHF, encoded by the coding sequence ATGAAGAAAAGAACTTTAGGTCACACAAACATTGAAGTTTCGGCAATTGGTTTAGGAACGATGGGGATGGATCATGCTTATGGTCCTCAAAAAGACCGGAAAGAAATGGTTGCGCTTTTACGCAAGGCTGTCGAATTAGGCTGTAATTTCTTTGATACTGCGGTTGTGTATGGTGAGGAGAATGAAATGTTATTAGGTGAATCCTTTGAACCTATTCGCGAGCAAGTTGTTCTAGCAACTAAATTTGGGATTGTTGGGCAAGAAATTGTAGATGATAAACCTCAAAATATCTTAAACAGTCAACCAGAATCAATCCGCGAGCAATTGGAAGGTTCATTAAAACGTTTGCGTACAGATGTCATTGATTTGTATTATCAACATCGTGTTGATCCAAATGTGGAGCCAGAAACCGTCGCTGAAACGATGAAAGAATTAATTGAAGAAGGAAAAATTAAAGCTTGGGGACTATCTAATGCACCAATTGATTACATTCGCCGTGCCCATGCTGTTTGTCCTCTATCTGCCATCGAAAATCAATATTCAATGGTTTGGCGCGAACCAGAAAAAGAATTATTTGCTTTATGTGAAGAATTAGGAATGTCCTTTGTCGCTTACAGTCCTCTCGGTAATGGATTCTTGACAGGGAAATATACTAAGGATACAAAATTCCCTGAAGGAGATTTTAGAAACTTTATGGGTCGTTTCAAACCTGAAGTTCTAGATCATAACCAAGCTCTATTAGATGTCATTGCTGATGTAGCAAAACGCAAAGATGCCACTTCTGCTCAGATTGTATTTGCTTGGGAGTTAGTTCAAGAACCATTCATTATTCCAATTCCTGGTACAACAAAACTACATCGCTTAGAAGAAAATTTAGGAGGAGCAGCAATTGAACTCAGCGATTCAGAATTAAAAGAAATCAATGACGCATTAGATAAAATTGGTGTTGATGAAACTCATTTTTAA
- the tnpA gene encoding IS200/IS605 family transposase: MKKANESLSHTTWKCKYHIVFAPKYRRQVIYGKYKKSIGEIIRTLCERKGVEIIEANACKDHIHLLVSIPPKYSVSGFVGYLKGKSSLMIFDRHANLKYRYGNRKFWCRGYYVDTVGRNKKQIEEYIRNQVQEDYVADQLTLFEEYDPFTGQKNKKK, translated from the coding sequence ATGAAAAAGGCTAATGAAAGTTTATCACACACGACATGGAAATGTAAGTACCACATTGTTTTTGCACCAAAATATAGACGACAAGTGATTTATGGAAAGTATAAGAAAAGTATAGGTGAGATCATCCGAACATTATGTGAAAGAAAAGGAGTGGAGATCATCGAAGCAAATGCGTGCAAAGATCATATCCACTTACTCGTAAGTATCCCACCAAAATATAGTGTATCAGGTTTTGTAGGCTATTTAAAAGGCAAGAGTAGCTTAATGATTTTTGACAGACATGCGAATTTGAAGTATCGGTATGGGAACCGAAAATTTTGGTGTAGAGGGTATTACGTGGATACAGTAGGAAGAAATAAGAAGCAGATCGAAGAATACATTCGGAATCAAGTACAAGAAGATTATGTAGCAGATCAGCTAACATTGTTTGAAGAGTATGATCCGTTTACAGGACAAAAAAACAAGAAGAAGTGA
- a CDS encoding metal-dependent transcriptional regulator, with product MGTFSAEKEEYLKLISHYQNQNGIARTGHLAKKLSITKSSVTEMLQKLSKENFVKYVPYQGVYLTEKGVRYITYLNKKQMLLSCFLENSLKCSEEEMEGILDELEHIQNEVFFDKLEQYLKEV from the coding sequence ATGGGGACTTTTTCAGCAGAAAAAGAAGAATACTTAAAGTTGATTAGTCATTATCAAAACCAAAATGGTATAGCTCGAACAGGACATTTAGCAAAAAAATTATCGATTACTAAATCATCTGTAACAGAGATGCTTCAAAAATTATCGAAAGAAAATTTTGTCAAATATGTACCTTATCAAGGGGTCTACCTTACTGAAAAAGGGGTTAGATATATTACTTATCTAAATAAAAAACAAATGCTATTGAGTTGTTTTCTTGAAAATAGTCTAAAGTGTTCTGAAGAAGAAATGGAAGGAATTCTAGATGAGTTGGAACATATTCAAAATGAAGTATTTTTTGATAAATTAGAACAGTATTTAAAAGAAGTATGA